The DNA segment TCTATGACTCATTCTCCTTATTCAAAAGAGGAAAGAGAAGCGGCAGGAATTAGTGATGGACTAATAAGAATAGCTGTAGGGCTAGAGAATGCAGAGGACATAATAGAAGACTTAAAGAATGCGCTAGAAGCATAAATTGTGAGGCAAGTGCCATAAGAAAAATCTGTCTTTAAGTCCACAATAAATATATTTTTTAAGACTGTTCGCAGTACGCCAAGAAATTCTAATGTTTTCAAATTTCAATCCCCTAAAGCTTTCAAACTCGCTTCTAACGGCGCTCAAACATGAAAGCTTCTTAACGGGTATTGAAATTTGAAAACAAAGAATTTCTAAGGCTAGCTCAATAGTCTAAAAAATATATTTATCGTTACCTTAAAGACAGATTTTTCGGTTCATACGTTCATTACTTATGGGGAATACGGCCTACTAAAGGATGATTTTCCTCCACTATGTTACGGAAAATCTTTAATTTATAAAAAAGAAGGCGCTCATAATATTTTTTAGGCGTAGCCTTTCGTTTAATTTACAATTCTAGTTAATAAGGCACATTCAAATAAATAACAAGTCAGTATGCTAGTCTATTTTGCGTCATACTGCGTTAGCAGAACCCATCGATAGTTCTACTAGCGACGGAACCTGTTTCCTTGTCTGACACAAAATATACCTGCATCTTTGACTTGTTATTTATTTTCATGTACCTAATAATATTTCTACTAATTGTGAGATATAATTATTAACTTTGATTAGATACTAGTGAATATCCACTTATTAGAATAAAATATTGGATAAAATTTAATATATTTTGCCGCAATGCATTGGATTGTATAAACTTTAGCTTTAATATTTAGGCTGGCTACCGCCAATAAAAGATTTATCCTTTACTAGCCCCCTAGCCCCCTGAAAATTATGACATAGTCATAATTTCCTTATAAAGTATTATCGGGAACTAAGCTTCCGCCAGTAGCCCAGCATATATGGGTAGAGTTTGGCAATTTAGTTATTATGTCTTTAAACAAAGGAGACTTCAGTGTGTTTATATTTTGCATTAATTTAACAGGTCCTATTAAGCCGGCGCAGGCTGAAGGCTCTAATTTTATGTTTTCCTCAGCTCTAATGTTTTTTAGAAGAGAGTATAATTTTTCATCATCTATAGTATAAATTCCACTTAATAATTCTTCTAAGGTTTTACCTACAAAACCAGAAGGACGCCCCACAGCTAATCCATCAGCGGCAGTTATGTTATCTATGCCGAAATCTTGAACGCATATGTTTTGATGCATTTCTGTGCACATGCCCAGTAACATACATGGAGAATGAGTAGGCTCTGCAAAGAAACAGTGCACATTGTCTTTAAAAACTAGCTTCAAACCGAAGGCTACCCCACCAGGACCGCCCCCTACTCCGCAAGGAAGATATACAAATAAAGGGTGTTCGCTATCTACTATTATATTCATTTCTTCTAATTGCTTTTTTAATCTTCCTGCGGCAACGCTGTATCCAAGGAAAAGATCCTTCGAATTTTCATCGTCTATAAAATAACTATTAGGATTTTTATTAGAAAGTTTTCTTCCTTCTTTCACAGCATTACTATAATCTGCTTCATACTCCATTACAGTAACCCCTTTGCTTCTAAGTAAATCCTTTTTCCACTGTTTAGCATCTTTAGACATGTGAACTATTACATTAAAACCTATTTTTGCACTGGTTATACCTATACTTAGACCAAGATTTCCAGTAGATCCCACTTGTATAGTGTATTTACTGAAGAAATCTTTATATTTTTTTTCACTTAATTTTGAATAGTCATCTTCTATGTGTAGTAAATCATTTTCCATAGCTATTTTCTCAGCATGTTTTAAAACTTCATATATGCCGCCGCGTGCCTTTATGGAGCCAGCTATGGCTAGATGACTATCACATTTTAACAGAAGTTTGTTAGGAATATTTGTATTAAAAGTCATTTCCATTTTACTTTTCATTTTTGGTATTTCTATAAGTGGAGATTCTATAATTCCGTTTAACTTTTCAGTTTCAGGAAATAGTTTGGCTATAAGAGGAGCAAATCTAAGAAGTCTATCTTCAGCGTCTTTTACATTTTCTTCTCCTAGAGAAATTTTATCCATAGCCTTTGGAAAATTGGTGTATTTTTCATTTAGCCAAAAAACTTCTTTTGTATCTATTAAGTTTTTTATAATCGGATATTCTTTAATCCAACTATCTAGAGGCTTACCACAAATATATTTATTCCCCATGAAATCCCTTCTTTCTTAGTAGTAT comes from the Haloimpatiens massiliensis genome and includes:
- the dsdA gene encoding D-serine ammonia-lyase, producing MGNKYICGKPLDSWIKEYPIIKNLIDTKEVFWLNEKYTNFPKAMDKISLGEENVKDAEDRLLRFAPLIAKLFPETEKLNGIIESPLIEIPKMKSKMEMTFNTNIPNKLLLKCDSHLAIAGSIKARGGIYEVLKHAEKIAMENDLLHIEDDYSKLSEKKYKDFFSKYTIQVGSTGNLGLSIGITSAKIGFNVIVHMSKDAKQWKKDLLRSKGVTVMEYEADYSNAVKEGRKLSNKNPNSYFIDDENSKDLFLGYSVAAGRLKKQLEEMNIIVDSEHPLFVYLPCGVGGGPGGVAFGLKLVFKDNVHCFFAEPTHSPCMLLGMCTEMHQNICVQDFGIDNITAADGLAVGRPSGFVGKTLEELLSGIYTIDDEKLYSLLKNIRAEENIKLEPSACAGLIGPVKLMQNINTLKSPLFKDIITKLPNSTHICWATGGSLVPDNTL